In a single window of the Deltaproteobacteria bacterium genome:
- a CDS encoding ABC transporter ATP-binding protein, protein MICLREVTKRFGNTVAVDGLDLDVRRGEIFGLLGPNGAGKTTTVALIVGLLAPDGGRVDIGDGGDPRDRAVRRMLGLAPQALALYDTLTGIENLRFWGALFDLHGKAVERRAAAALEAVALADRAGDRVATYSGGMKRRLNLAVALVHDPPILLCDEPTAGVDPQSRNAIFEALERLRADGRTILYTTHYMEEAERLCDRVAIIDSGRVLAVDGVDGLIATHGGPDRLVVESRTGPREIETDDPLATLNALAQQEDIVRFRVERPTLEAVFLRLTGRRLRD, encoded by the coding sequence GGTCGCCGTCGATGGCCTCGATCTCGATGTGCGGCGCGGCGAGATCTTTGGCCTCCTCGGCCCCAACGGCGCCGGCAAGACGACCACCGTCGCGTTGATCGTCGGTCTGCTCGCGCCCGACGGCGGGCGCGTCGACATTGGCGACGGGGGCGACCCGCGAGACCGCGCCGTGCGTCGCATGCTCGGTCTCGCACCGCAGGCGCTCGCACTGTACGACACCCTCACCGGGATCGAGAACCTGCGGTTTTGGGGCGCGCTGTTCGACCTACACGGGAAGGCGGTCGAGCGCCGCGCCGCCGCCGCGCTCGAGGCGGTTGCCCTCGCGGACCGCGCCGGCGACCGCGTCGCCACGTATTCGGGAGGGATGAAACGCCGCCTGAACCTCGCGGTCGCGCTCGTCCACGATCCGCCGATTCTGCTGTGCGACGAGCCGACGGCCGGTGTCGATCCGCAGTCGCGGAACGCGATCTTCGAGGCGCTCGAGCGGCTCCGCGCCGACGGGCGGACCATCCTGTACACGACGCACTACATGGAGGAGGCCGAACGCCTGTGCGACCGGGTCGCCATCATCGATAGTGGTCGCGTCCTCGCCGTCGACGGCGTCGACGGGCTCATCGCCACGCACGGCGGCCCCGACCGGCTCGTCGTCGAGTCGCGCACGGGACCGCGCGAGATCGAGACCGACGATCCGCTTGCCACCCTCAACGCCCTGGCACAGCAGGAGGACATCGTTCGCTTCCGCGTCGAGCGCCCCACGCTCGAGGCGGTCTTCCTGCGCCTGACCGGGCGGAGGCTTCGCGACTAA
- a CDS encoding arsenate reductase ArsC: MRDELAAPGGGAARAESATTDLPFDGVLFLCAANSARSQMAEAIAMRTFGDAVRVQSAGSAPTRVHPLAVRAMAEVGIDISAQSAKALDAVDLGAVDLAITLCGDGGCPVPPRGVVHLHWPLPDPAAARPGDSHARQLDRFRAVRDELSERIAALAAARRRKR; encoded by the coding sequence ATGCGGGACGAGTTGGCCGCACCAGGTGGTGGCGCAGCGCGAGCGGAGTCGGCGACCACCGATCTGCCGTTCGACGGAGTATTGTTTCTGTGCGCGGCGAATTCGGCGCGGTCGCAGATGGCGGAGGCGATCGCGATGCGCACGTTCGGCGACGCGGTGCGCGTGCAGTCAGCCGGCTCGGCGCCGACGCGCGTGCACCCGCTCGCCGTACGCGCGATGGCAGAGGTCGGGATCGACATCTCGGCCCAGTCGGCCAAGGCACTCGACGCCGTGGATCTCGGAGCGGTCGACCTCGCGATCACGTTGTGCGGGGACGGCGGCTGCCCCGTGCCGCCGCGCGGCGTGGTTCACCTGCACTGGCCGTTGCCCGATCCGGCGGCGGCACGCCCGGGCGACTCGCACGCGCGCCAGCTCGATCGATTTCGCGCCGTGCGCGACGAACTGAGCGAACGCATCGCCGCACTGGCGGCGGCGCGACGACGGAAGCGGTGA
- a CDS encoding ABC transporter permease has product MRALLAILRKDLRLLARDPAGLFFTVVFPPLTAIFFGTIFSRDDGGEAISVVLVDEDGSAESRAFLARLDAAPELATRRGERAAAVAAVRKGKETAYVLVPSGFGDARRRLLFGGTARVVIGVDPSRRAEAGLLRGVVTRYLYEGVQDLFADPNEGRDLVRRARSDLAASGDTSQWARDVSRFLAAVDRFLAAIPDASDGAGDTAGSRPRWQPVDVAVEAVTRARAGPTSYFEISFPQAILWGLMMCAMSFAMTLVSERQQGTFLRLRVAPVTRTQIVGGKAAACLIVIGVVEVGLLALGRVAFGLRVTPSVVLLLALVASAVCFVGIMMLLATIGRTARAASGYATAAMLVLMMLGGGMVPVMFMPGWMRAIAVVSPVRWALLAIEGATWRGFSLSEMLLPCGVLVATGVVAFVAGVRLLRDD; this is encoded by the coding sequence ATGCGGGCGCTGTTGGCCATCCTCCGCAAGGACCTCCGGCTGCTCGCGCGCGATCCGGCGGGGTTGTTCTTCACGGTCGTGTTTCCGCCGCTGACGGCGATCTTCTTCGGCACGATCTTTTCGCGCGACGACGGTGGCGAGGCCATTTCGGTCGTCCTCGTCGACGAGGACGGCTCCGCCGAGAGCCGTGCCTTCCTCGCGCGGCTCGATGCTGCACCCGAGCTGGCGACCCGGCGCGGCGAGCGCGCGGCGGCGGTCGCCGCGGTGCGCAAGGGGAAAGAGACCGCCTACGTGCTCGTCCCGTCGGGGTTCGGTGACGCGCGCCGCCGCCTGTTGTTCGGCGGCACGGCGCGGGTCGTCATCGGGGTCGATCCGAGCCGGCGCGCCGAGGCGGGGCTCCTTCGGGGCGTGGTGACGCGCTACCTGTACGAAGGCGTGCAGGACCTGTTTGCCGATCCGAACGAGGGGCGCGACCTGGTCAGGCGTGCACGCTCGGACCTCGCCGCGTCGGGCGACACGTCGCAGTGGGCGCGCGACGTCAGCCGCTTTCTCGCCGCGGTCGACCGCTTTCTCGCCGCAATCCCGGACGCAAGCGACGGCGCGGGCGACACGGCGGGATCGCGACCGCGCTGGCAGCCGGTCGACGTCGCGGTCGAGGCGGTGACGCGCGCGCGGGCGGGGCCGACGTCCTATTTTGAGATCTCGTTTCCGCAGGCGATCCTGTGGGGACTGATGATGTGCGCGATGTCGTTTGCCATGACGCTCGTGTCCGAGCGACAGCAGGGCACGTTCCTGCGCCTGCGCGTCGCCCCCGTGACGCGCACTCAGATTGTGGGAGGGAAGGCCGCCGCGTGCTTGATCGTGATCGGCGTCGTCGAGGTCGGCCTGCTCGCGCTCGGGCGCGTCGCCTTTGGGCTGCGCGTGACGCCCTCCGTGGTCCTGCTGCTCGCGCTGGTCGCGAGCGCCGTCTGTTTCGTCGGCATCATGATGCTGCTCGCGACGATCGGGCGGACCGCGAGGGCCGCGAGCGGTTATGCGACGGCGGCGATGCTCGTCCTGATGATGCTCGGTGGCGGGATGGTGCCGGTCATGTTCATGCCCGGGTGGATGCGCGCGATCGCCGTGGTGAGCCCGGTCCGCTGGGCTCTGCTTGCGATCGAGGGCGCGACCTGGCGCGGCTTCTCGCTGAGCGAGATGCTGCTTCCGTGCGGTGTCTTGGTCGCCACCGGCGTCGTCGCATTCGTCGCCGGTGTGCGCCTGCTGCGCGACGACTAA